tataatacatagatgTATTTATACTAAGTCCACGTAGCGTTCAcacgtgcgcgtgcgcgtgtgtGCGCGCTAGTGCCCGTCCGCGTGTCAGAGCAGCGCGGCGCCCTCCGCGGGCGGCGGGGAGCCCTCGCCGCGCTCCAGCAGCGTCACATCCTCCTGAAACGGTACCAAACGGTTGAATATCGTCAAATCgacaaaatttatgaataaattaatggtaGATTATTTCTTTGTCCGTACAGATTCGACGGACTTTTGTGTgaaggatatttttttattatcttatatattacatatatacaagcTTATTTTGGTTCCTATACTTATTTGCCAGGGCTTAAACTATATCTCTAACTCATCAAACTTTATATTACCTCAACTGGGTTCTGGTGGGGTTCATACATGCTCTCATATACAGGGTTCGCGAAGTGGTTTCTTCCGTTCTGTAAAGTTTCAAACATTTCTTAGCACTTAGGTATATACCTTACATAGGAATAGGTACAGAGTCTAAAGCCagattttataaactaaaataaacgaaaaaaaatggttgcctgtaaagtcggttttacgggcgaagattttacgtgacaacgtctttttctcggtagaatatttattgatatgaatattattaaattgcacaataggaacaaggaattgaatgaaaataagaattgcacaaattttaactatagaaaatatattttgtttactaaaaagacagagacagagacacaagcacgcgccgattcaatgcgcctaattctctagtgctgcgcgcgcggcggaccgatgatagttcggtgactcatcgtaacgttaccgggcgttacactttttcatgagtgactccgtgccgcaacctaatttaagacgttgtcacgtcaaaataaaACGGTATTCTCACGTTGTGCGTATGTCTATCGTTGTGTCTCGCCTCGTCTTCCCCGGCGAGGTACATGGGGTTGTTGATCTCCACGTTGTCCGCCAGGCGGGCGTGCACGAACGCAccactgaaaaataaataatatgagtactaatcattttaattacattttaagagAATGTTAAGAGTCAGACATGGGGAATAACCTCTTTGTTCTGGCTATTTTCGATTAGCCAGAAGGTGCATTGTACACGTTGGTGCGTGGTGCAACCTATTgctatttgtttctttttcattgATTCACAAAGCCATTCTTATAAcgctataatatttgtataatggTACTGTTTACTATCTGTGTTAACAAGCTTTAAAACTAGCAacgtcaataaaaaaaatatagttttgtttatagtCTTCAGTTATCTTACATAGCAGGACTAACATGCGCGCCACAACAAAGATTTGTAGACCGGTTTTGTCACATTCAGATCTGTTATGTCTATTTCGTCGCCTTCCCTAAGATGGTAActtatattacatttcaacaaccaattttatgtttatcgtgtcaaatattttacattacaatttcGTCACTTTTGCAAGAACGTTTTGCCTCAAGGACGCATTCATTAACTCAAGGCGCGAATTAAGATTATCGATATGGGCACGTATCGGTCGGCCCAGCACCACACCCGACACCGTCCACTCACTGTCTCCGGCGGTGCAGCAGGTACAGCACGCCCAGCAGCGCCGCCACGAGGCCGAGCAGCGCGAGCAGGCCGGCCGCCCACGCGCCCCCCTccgccgcccccgcgcccTGCCCCGCGCCCTGCCCAGCGCCCTGCCCCTCGCCGGGCGCCGTGCAGCTCGCGCCCGCTAGGCACGCGCAGTACGCGGTGCCGTGCACGGATGCCTCATCTGGAATAATACAgcaaattatttgcatttagGTACAACAGAATGTACCGATTCATTGCAATGACAATGTCTCCACACATAGTTAAACTGTATTACATTTACGACAATACGTCCTATTAAAAAGCTGCAAACTATGTATTCATATTTGATAATCTGTTTACCTGATTCTACATAACTGTAGAAACAGTTAAAAATGTCGAATCAATAAAGAATAAGGAGAACACGTTTTACCAAGAAATTTACGATGAATTTGGCTACACAACAAGAACTAACTTGCAACgcgataattatttttgtgctcctttatattttattttattaaattttataagatttgaAGTAGTCAGACCTTGACATTAGCCCAACAGTGACCTCTCACTTTTTATGacgattattttaacaatacttTATGTAGTCACTCGAGCTGCATCGCGTTATTATCCTAATTGCACGTACACATTGGCGCGTCGTGTTTCACATCAACATCACTTTTTTGGAGTCGGTGATATTTGAACAGTTAAATTGCTTCCTACTTCGCAAagcagattttttaaattaaaattatgcatgTACTGAGATGGAGTTTCCGAAACTCAAGAGATTGTACGTATAATAcgtaatgatatttttaataaaacatgaaagataaataaatattatattatgacccTCTACAAAATATTCgagtactatatataatatatatatatgcttatGTGGAGACGTAGGTTAAAACCGCTAACATCCGAGGATTATAATGTGTCATATGAAAGCATTCTCTCTATGACTATGCCAAAGCTTCTAgcgttaaaagtaaattatagttattacgtattattgaatattttagtcTAGTCGAGAGGTAACACGTACCGGTATGCCGCCAGGCGCATATCGCGGGCGGCGGGCAGGCGAGCGCGAGGCAGGCGTGGTCGTGGCCGACGTACGCGGCGCACGCGGGCCCGCCCCACGCGcccgcgcacgcgcacgcgcccgcgcccgcgccgccctgCACCGCCACGCAGCGCCCGCCGTGCATGCACTTGCCCGAGCACCACAGCGAGCCCTCTGCAATACACATTACACGCTGTATATGAAGCATTCTTAGTTTTTTAATCGATTCAATGGGTCCGTTGATCGCAAAATAAGCAGTGTTCTTAGAAGTAGGTAGTAGATAAAACGTAGTACAAGCTTCGACTACATTGCTTTAAGAGCAACTATTGGGGAAAAggaaaaattatgtttctgattcttattttaagatttctaaaaagataaaaaataaataaataaatttcacttaAATGCATACAGCAATTAGCAACCAAgtataacaaaaacacacaagCACAGTTTTTAAAGCATTTGTAGAAAAGCAGATCGTACCACTATCGTAGacgtttatgaaaaaattgcaataactcgtttatataattaaatatcgcGGGCTGTTTCTCTTTTGTATATATTCgtcttataattttagaaaaacgtcagatcaaattttattacatcctTCATGTGGATTAGCTTAAAGCTagat
This DNA window, taken from Zerene cesonia ecotype Mississippi chromosome 26, Zerene_cesonia_1.1, whole genome shotgun sequence, encodes the following:
- the LOC119837104 gene encoding uncharacterized protein LOC119837104, encoding MGRKKRSEGSLWCSGKCMHGGRCVAVQGGAGAGACACAGAWGGPACAAYVGHDHACLALACPPPAICAWRHTDEASVHGTAYCACLAGASCTAPGEGQGAGQGAGQGAGAAEGGAWAAGLLALLGLVAALLGVLYLLHRRRHGAFVHARLADNVEINNPMYLAGEDEARHNDRHTHNNGRNHFANPVYESMYEPHQNPVEEDVTLLERGEGSPPPAEGAALL